One Nocardia iowensis DNA window includes the following coding sequences:
- a CDS encoding thioesterase family protein, with translation MTTELDLDRVTETDAPFSRVLALTELPAKTADTGRYLGSIDKTWTIGKKVHGGTMVAASAAAGLKWLRAADPALAGMAPIAASSDFLGAPDPGEVEYEVHIRKVGRQICLADANLIQHGRTLVRTALTFGHLDDAEPRYAQEHGDMPVEPPADAIGYEPGSAMGSLVHVGQATELFIDRAWARFLDGEKAEPRLRLWIRPRAADEQDPEVGMLFAMMSADMSPPVPMNLGQFGWAPTVQMATYLRRKPAPGWLRIIASTHEVGNHLFDEDQLVLDHTGAVVAQSRQLALIPQR, from the coding sequence ATGACGACGGAGCTGGACCTCGACCGGGTCACCGAGACCGATGCCCCGTTCAGCCGGGTGCTCGCGCTGACCGAGCTGCCCGCGAAGACCGCCGACACCGGTCGCTACCTGGGCAGCATCGACAAGACCTGGACGATCGGCAAGAAGGTGCACGGCGGCACCATGGTCGCCGCCAGCGCGGCGGCGGGCCTGAAGTGGCTGCGCGCGGCCGACCCGGCACTCGCGGGCATGGCGCCGATCGCCGCCAGCTCCGACTTCCTCGGTGCACCCGATCCCGGCGAGGTCGAATACGAGGTGCACATCCGCAAGGTAGGCCGCCAGATCTGCCTGGCCGACGCGAACCTGATCCAGCACGGCCGCACGCTGGTGCGCACCGCGCTCACCTTCGGTCACCTCGACGACGCCGAGCCGCGCTACGCACAGGAGCACGGCGACATGCCCGTCGAACCACCCGCCGACGCGATCGGCTACGAACCCGGCTCGGCGATGGGCAGCCTCGTGCACGTCGGCCAGGCCACCGAGCTCTTCATCGATCGGGCGTGGGCCCGCTTCCTCGACGGCGAAAAGGCCGAGCCGCGCCTGCGCCTGTGGATCCGACCGCGCGCCGCCGACGAGCAGGACCCCGAGGTCGGCATGCTCTTCGCGATGATGAGCGCCGACATGAGCCCGCCGGTTCCGATGAACCTCGGCCAATTCGGCTGGGCTCCCACCGTCCAGATGGCCACCTACCTGCGGCGCAAGCCGGCCCCCGGCTGGCTGCGCATCATCGCCAGCACGCACGAGGTCGGCAATCACCTGTTCGACGAGGACCAACTCGTCCTCGACCACACCGGCGCGGTGGTTGCCCAGAGCCGTCAATTGGCGCTCATCCCGCAGCGCTGA
- a CDS encoding 30S ribosomal protein bS22 produces MGSVIKKRRKRMSKKKHRKLLRRTRVQRRKLGK; encoded by the coding sequence ATGGGTTCTGTGATCAAGAAGCGCCGCAAGCGCATGTCGAAGAAGAAGCACCGCAAGCTGCTTCGCCGCACACGTGTGCAGCGGCGCAAACTCGGCAAGTAA
- a CDS encoding sugar phosphate isomerase/epimerase family protein, which yields MGNIGQAEGTSDRRQILVGLSTASVYPQNTEAAFRYAADLGYDGVELMVWAEPASQSIATVQSYARKYDVPVLAIHAPCLLISQRVWGSDPVAKLERSVRTAEALGARTVVVHPPFRWQRRYAENFAAQVAELEEHSPVIVAVENMFPMRADTLFGRGSRAVKRLERRGGPGIGLTAFSPSYDPTDTGFQHYTLDLSHTATAGADPLALAARMGHGLAHLHLADGRGAAHDEHLVPGEGTQPCVEVCDTLVRNGFAGQAVAEINTQNARTTQDRAAMLHRTLAFARLHLNGQTAPAPTSAHRA from the coding sequence GTGGGGAATATCGGGCAGGCGGAAGGCACGTCGGATCGACGGCAGATTCTCGTCGGACTCTCGACGGCGTCGGTGTACCCGCAGAACACCGAGGCGGCGTTCCGGTACGCGGCCGACCTCGGATACGACGGCGTCGAATTGATGGTCTGGGCCGAACCGGCCAGTCAGAGCATCGCCACCGTGCAGTCCTACGCCCGCAAGTACGACGTGCCGGTGCTCGCGATCCACGCGCCGTGCCTGCTGATCTCGCAGCGGGTCTGGGGCTCGGACCCGGTCGCCAAACTCGAACGCAGCGTGCGCACCGCCGAGGCACTCGGCGCGCGCACCGTCGTCGTGCATCCGCCGTTCCGCTGGCAGCGCCGTTACGCCGAGAACTTCGCCGCCCAGGTCGCCGAGCTGGAGGAACACAGCCCGGTCATCGTCGCGGTGGAGAACATGTTCCCGATGCGCGCCGATACCTTGTTCGGGCGCGGCTCGCGCGCGGTGAAACGGCTCGAGCGGCGCGGCGGGCCCGGCATCGGGCTCACCGCGTTCAGCCCGTCCTACGACCCGACCGATACCGGTTTCCAGCACTACACCCTCGACCTGTCGCATACCGCGACCGCGGGCGCGGACCCGTTGGCGCTGGCCGCCCGGATGGGTCATGGCCTGGCACACCTGCACCTGGCCGACGGCCGCGGCGCCGCGCACGACGAGCATCTCGTGCCGGGTGAAGGCACCCAGCCCTGCGTCGAAGTCTGCGACACCTTGGTCCGCAACGGTTTTGCCGGTCAGGCGGTCGCCGAGATCAACACCCAGAACGCCCGCACCACCCAGGACCGGGCAGCGATGCTGCACCGCACCCTCGCCTTCGCCCGCCTGCACCTCAACGGCCAAACCGCGCCCGCGCCAACCTCTGCCCACCGCGCCTGA
- the proC gene encoding pyrroline-5-carboxylate reductase: MRIAVIGGGRIGEALIAGLLESGRPAKDMVVVETFPERGAQIAERFGVRVTDSVADAAVGADLLVVAVKPADVDAVMTALGKAALADNASVGNDRDQILVSLAAGVPTARLEAKLPAGFPVVRVMPNTPMLVGQGMSVIAPGRYARPQQLELVTEVLGAVGKVVAVAESQMDAVTAVSGSGPAYFFLVVEALVDAGVGLGLTRDVATQLVVQTMVGSAALLEESEQTAGELRAAVTSPAGTTAAAVRELERGGIRSAFLEALHAAKQRSAEQGSPGEGVGGVG, translated from the coding sequence ATGCGAATTGCGGTGATCGGTGGCGGTCGCATCGGGGAGGCGTTGATCGCGGGCTTGCTCGAATCCGGGCGGCCGGCGAAGGACATGGTTGTCGTCGAGACCTTTCCGGAGCGGGGCGCACAGATTGCCGAGCGGTTCGGCGTCCGGGTGACGGACTCGGTGGCCGATGCCGCGGTCGGCGCGGATCTCTTGGTCGTCGCGGTCAAGCCCGCTGATGTCGACGCGGTGATGACCGCACTCGGCAAGGCCGCGCTCGCCGACAACGCGAGCGTCGGCAACGACCGGGACCAGATCCTGGTGTCGCTGGCCGCCGGGGTGCCGACCGCACGGCTGGAGGCGAAGCTGCCCGCCGGTTTCCCGGTGGTGCGGGTGATGCCGAATACGCCGATGCTGGTCGGGCAGGGCATGAGCGTGATCGCGCCGGGTCGCTACGCGCGTCCGCAGCAACTGGAGCTGGTGACCGAGGTGCTCGGCGCGGTCGGCAAGGTGGTGGCCGTCGCGGAGTCGCAGATGGACGCGGTCACCGCGGTCTCGGGTTCCGGGCCCGCCTACTTCTTCCTGGTCGTCGAGGCCTTGGTGGACGCGGGCGTCGGCCTCGGGCTGACCCGCGACGTCGCCACCCAGCTGGTGGTGCAGACGATGGTCGGCTCGGCGGCGCTGCTCGAGGAGTCCGAACAGACCGCGGGCGAGCTGCGAGCCGCTGTCACGTCACCGGCGGGCACCACCGCGGCGGCCGTGCGCGAGCTCGAGCGCGGCGGAATTCGGTCGGCGTTTCTGGAGGCATTGCACGCGGCCAAGCAGCGCTCGGCCGAACAGGGCAGTCCGGGCGAGGGCGTCGGCGGCGTCGGATAA
- a CDS encoding Ppx/GppA phosphatase family protein has protein sequence MRLGVLDVGSNTVHLLVVDAHRGGHPMPMSSTKAALRLSENIDAQGRITEAGAQRLIATVAEFASIAETSKCVELMPFATSALREAANSEDVLGRVRTQTGVDLQVLSGVDEARLTFLAVRRWFGWSAGRILNLDIGGGSLEMSNGGDEEPDVALSLQLGAGRLTREWLREDPPGKRRVNVLRDWLDAELTLPAKQLIDAGKPDLAVGTSKTFRSLARLTGAAPSAAGPRVRRTLTSSGLRQLIAFISRMTASDRAELEGVSSDRSQQLVAGALVAEASMRALSLESIEICPWALREGLILRKLDTDMNGGPRATCLPGPAANSGRPAPDSAVALGPMGTVTS, from the coding sequence GTGCGGCTTGGGGTACTCGATGTCGGAAGCAATACCGTCCACCTGCTGGTGGTGGACGCGCATCGGGGTGGTCATCCCATGCCGATGAGCTCGACAAAGGCCGCTTTACGGCTGTCGGAGAACATCGATGCCCAAGGCCGGATCACCGAGGCGGGCGCGCAGCGGCTGATCGCCACCGTCGCCGAATTCGCCAGCATCGCCGAGACTTCCAAGTGCGTCGAGCTGATGCCGTTCGCCACCTCCGCGCTGCGTGAAGCGGCCAACTCCGAAGACGTGCTCGGGCGTGTCCGCACGCAGACCGGAGTCGACCTGCAGGTGCTCTCCGGCGTCGACGAGGCGCGGCTGACCTTTCTCGCGGTGCGCCGCTGGTTCGGCTGGAGTGCGGGCCGCATCCTCAACCTCGACATCGGCGGCGGTTCGCTGGAAATGTCCAACGGCGGCGACGAAGAACCCGATGTCGCGCTGTCGCTGCAACTCGGTGCCGGGCGGTTGACCAGGGAGTGGCTGCGCGAGGATCCGCCGGGTAAGCGCCGGGTCAACGTGCTGCGCGACTGGCTCGACGCGGAGCTGACGCTGCCGGCGAAACAGCTGATAGACGCGGGTAAACCGGATCTGGCCGTCGGTACATCGAAGACCTTCCGCTCGTTGGCCAGGCTGACCGGAGCGGCACCCTCGGCGGCGGGTCCTCGGGTGCGTCGTACACTCACCAGCTCAGGTCTGCGCCAACTGATTGCGTTCATCTCCCGGATGACCGCGTCAGACCGTGCAGAATTGGAAGGCGTAAGTTCCGATCGGTCACAGCAATTGGTGGCTGGCGCATTGGTCGCGGAGGCGAGTATGCGGGCACTATCGCTGGAGTCCATCGAGATTTGTCCGTGGGCGCTGCGGGAAGGTCTGATCCTGCGCAAACTGGATACCGACATGAATGGCGGACCCCGGGCGACATGCTTACCGGGCCCGGCAGCCAATAGTGGCCGCCCGGCGCCCGATAGTGCGGTCGCGCTGGGGCCGATGGGAACGGTTACGTCATGA
- a CDS encoding NAD-dependent epimerase/dehydratase family protein — translation MGSDARDGHTPKVVLVTGASRFFGGNVVARLAQDPSIERIIAVDTMTPARELQRRMGRAEFVRADIRNPLIRKVIDGGAVDTVVHAAVLARPPAGAARAVMKDLNVLGAMQLFAVCQKAPTVRRVVVRSSSAVYGCSAKDPAKFTEEMSARTPPRGAFARDMIEIEGFVRGLARRRPDIAASILRLAPIVGPRLASRGVQYLRSPITPTVFGRDARIQLLHEEDAVAALAHAALAAGGGTYNIAGDGALALSQAVRRAGRIELPVPFALFRTAGRVLMGPVMREFSGEQLDYFHFGCGLDTTRMRAELGFVPRWTTVQAFDDFIGGAALRPVVDPGWIDAAENKLLGLLGAGTGAQQ, via the coding sequence GTGGGTTCTGACGCTCGAGACGGACACACGCCGAAGGTCGTGCTGGTCACCGGTGCCAGCCGCTTCTTCGGAGGCAACGTGGTCGCGCGGCTCGCGCAGGATCCCAGCATCGAACGCATCATCGCCGTCGACACCATGACCCCCGCTCGTGAGCTGCAGCGACGCATGGGCCGAGCCGAGTTCGTACGCGCGGACATCCGAAATCCATTGATCCGTAAGGTGATCGATGGTGGCGCGGTGGATACCGTGGTGCACGCCGCGGTGCTGGCGCGGCCGCCGGCCGGGGCCGCACGCGCGGTGATGAAGGACCTCAACGTGCTCGGCGCCATGCAATTGTTCGCGGTATGCCAGAAGGCGCCGACGGTGCGCCGGGTCGTCGTGCGTTCCTCCTCCGCCGTATACGGCTGCAGCGCGAAGGATCCCGCGAAATTCACCGAGGAAATGAGCGCGCGCACGCCGCCGCGCGGCGCGTTCGCGCGCGACATGATCGAAATCGAAGGTTTCGTCCGCGGGCTCGCGCGTCGCCGTCCGGATATCGCCGCGTCTATTTTGCGTTTAGCGCCGATCGTCGGGCCGCGGCTGGCGAGCCGCGGCGTGCAGTATCTCCGTTCGCCGATCACGCCGACGGTGTTCGGCCGCGACGCGCGGATCCAGTTGCTGCACGAGGAGGACGCGGTCGCGGCGCTCGCGCACGCGGCGCTGGCCGCGGGCGGCGGCACCTACAACATCGCGGGTGACGGTGCGCTGGCGCTGTCCCAGGCGGTGCGCCGGGCCGGCCGCATCGAACTGCCGGTGCCGTTCGCGCTGTTCCGCACCGCGGGACGGGTGCTGATGGGTCCGGTGATGCGCGAATTCTCCGGCGAGCAGCTCGACTATTTTCATTTCGGTTGTGGCCTCGACACCACCCGGATGCGTGCCGAACTGGGGTTCGTACCGCGCTGGACCACGGTGCAGGCCTTCGACGACTTCATCGGGGGCGCAGCGTTGCGGCCCGTGGTCGATCCCGGGTGGATCGACGCCGCAGAAAACAAACTGCTCGGCCTGCTCGGGGCCGGTACGGGAGCACAACAATGA
- a CDS encoding helix-turn-helix domain-containing protein → MSASSSGSSSGSGPSNARAGSRAQGGSGSQGQPMLGGTQFLTVAEVASLMRVSKMTVYRLVHSGELPAVRVGRSFRVHAKAVHDYLETSYFDAG, encoded by the coding sequence ATGTCTGCAAGTAGCTCAGGGAGTTCGAGCGGCTCCGGCCCCTCGAACGCCCGGGCTGGTTCCCGGGCGCAAGGCGGCTCGGGATCGCAGGGTCAACCCATGCTCGGTGGCACTCAATTCCTCACGGTCGCCGAGGTGGCGAGTCTGATGCGAGTGTCCAAGATGACGGTGTACCGGCTCGTGCATTCCGGTGAGCTGCCCGCGGTGCGGGTAGGTCGTTCGTTCCGGGTGCATGCCAAGGCGGTGCACGACTATCTCGAAACGTCCTACTTCGACGCCGGATGA